Proteins encoded by one window of Candidatus Polarisedimenticolia bacterium:
- a CDS encoding LytTR family DNA-binding domain-containing protein: protein MSEDRVRALIVEDEPEARRMLRDFLSDAAWIELVGEAADGGSAVKAIDRLQPALVFLDVRLPELSGLEVLQKIRHQPEVVFATAYDRYAVAAFELGALDYLVKPFGRERFRRMLERVRGRLARGPEAPPSPERARTALAGTPLRRLFARTGDRIVPIPAAAIRRVQARGDYAEVHAPGGPFLLHVSLTELSARLDPERFVQVHRSHIVNLDAVKLMRPHDDRRFLIVLTNGEEIVASRSASELLRKQVR, encoded by the coding sequence ATGAGCGAGGATCGCGTCCGCGCCCTGATCGTCGAGGACGAGCCGGAAGCGCGGCGGATGCTCCGCGACTTCCTCTCCGACGCCGCCTGGATCGAGCTGGTCGGGGAAGCGGCCGACGGAGGCAGCGCGGTCAAGGCGATCGATCGATTGCAGCCGGCGCTCGTCTTCCTCGACGTCCGGCTTCCGGAGCTCTCCGGTCTGGAGGTGCTGCAGAAGATCCGGCACCAGCCCGAAGTCGTCTTCGCGACGGCCTACGACCGGTACGCGGTCGCGGCCTTCGAGCTGGGCGCGCTCGACTATCTCGTGAAGCCGTTCGGACGCGAGCGGTTCCGCAGGATGCTGGAGCGGGTGCGGGGCCGCCTCGCCCGCGGGCCCGAGGCTCCTCCTTCGCCGGAGCGGGCGCGGACGGCGCTCGCCGGGACGCCGCTGCGCCGCCTGTTCGCGCGGACCGGCGATCGGATCGTTCCGATACCGGCGGCGGCGATCCGGCGCGTCCAGGCGCGCGGCGACTACGCCGAGGTCCACGCCCCGGGAGGGCCGTTCCTCCTGCACGTCAGCCTCACCGAGCTCTCCGCCCGTCTCGATCCCGAGCGGTTCGTCCAGGTCCACCGATCCCACATCGTGAACCTCGACGCCGTGAAGCTGATGCGCCCGCACGACGACCGCCGGTTCCTCATCGTCCTTACGAACGGCGAGGAGATCGTGGCCAGCCGCTCCGCCTCGGAGCTGCTCCGCAAGCAAGTGCGCTGA